From the genome of Colletotrichum higginsianum IMI 349063 chromosome 4, whole genome shotgun sequence, one region includes:
- a CDS encoding Copper resistance protein crd2 — protein sequence MTVDKASTCCGKSAECICAQQAKCSCGKQSALHCTCSKASTENSVAGPRCSCRARPAGDCTCDRASSENTKPAGETCACGVRPANACTCDKASDGSYNPSEHETDFTTRR from the exons ATGACCGTCGACAAGGCTTCCACCTGCTGCGGCAAGAGCGCCGAGTGTATCTGCG CCCAGCAAGCCAAGTGCTCCTGCGGCAAGCAGTCTGCCCTTCACTGCACTTGCAGCAAGGCCTCTACAGAGAACTCCGTCGCCGGCCCGCGCTGTTCGTGCCGCGCCCGCCCGGCCGGTGATTGCACTTGCGATCGCGCCTCTAGCGAGAACACCAAGCCTGCCGGCGAGACCTGCGCTTGCGGCGTTCGCCCAGCCA ACGCCTGCACGTGTGACAAGGCGTCCGACGGATCCTACAACCCCAGCGAGCACGAGACCGACTTCACGACCCGTCGATGA